GCGTCCAGGTTTGGCttacaacatttaaacactCTTGATTGACTTAAGCAGAGGTTTACTCAGGTCTGTTCTCCTCACACACATTAACACTCTTGAACGCTTACTGATTGGTGCAGAATTTGCCCAATTGAGGAGTTGAgtgtaaaatctgaaaacatttatgtattttgtccTCAATTTTAAGGTAATTAAATTGCAGACAAATATGCACCATTAGCCTTGTGCAGCTATTAGTagaagaaatgcatttttttcccactttcttctccagtttgtttgttttttatattttaagttgtGTCCTACAAAACCATAAGTGGCTTTGCATACAAGTCGTCAAACCTGTTTGTCACAAGTTTTCTCATTGGCCTGCTTCCCACTTTTGCAACCTGCAGGACAGTTTGCAGAGAATGAAACCAACGAGGTGAACTTCAGGGAGATCCCGTCCCACGTCCTGTCCAAGGTCTGCATGTATTTCACCTACAAGGTCCGTTATACCAACAGTTCCACAGAAATACCAGAGTTTCCCATCGCTCCCGAGATTGCTCTGGAACTGCTCATGGCTGCAAATTTTTTGGATTGTTAAAGTTACAACATAGATGTGAAaacctgaaacattttcttttgaggtttttttttccagtatttaattgttttgcgatttatttcacattatacTTCTTTTTTGCGCCTTGTCTGTTGTCATGGTTTCCCTTGTATTactaaaaaatgtcattgtaaAATGGAAGCCAAGCGGACATTCCACAGAAATGTCCTCACCTCTACACAGTAAATAAATGCCTGTTCGGTGAGCAGTTTTTCCTCTGGTGTCTGCTTCTCTgcatgaaacacaaacataaatgtcatttttacagtaaacagGATTCAAGCGTTTTGAATGCTTTAGTTCCAcaagtgtgaaataaaatgcattaggccaggggtgtcaaactccagtcctcaagggccgctgtcctgcagtttttagatgtggcacaggtacaaaatactggaa
This portion of the Xiphophorus hellerii strain 12219 chromosome 21, Xiphophorus_hellerii-4.1, whole genome shotgun sequence genome encodes:
- the eloca gene encoding elongin C paralog a, coding for MDGEERAFGGCEGPDAMYVKLISSDGHEFIVKREHALTSGTIKAMLSGPGQFAENETNEVNFREIPSHVLSKVCMYFTYKVRYTNSSTEIPEFPIAPEIALELLMAANFLDC